The Novipirellula aureliae sequence TGTTTTCTTGCCTCCGGAGTCATCCATGGAAATTAAGTCGCCCCTAAGTGGGTCAGGAGGGTGTACGGATGCCTGAACCAGGATTTCGTAACGCTACAATATGCCGCTGCTTCGAATCGTGGTCGGAACAGCCGAAAAGGTGTTCGCTGCGTCAATAATCCGCACCTACTTCATCAAACTTGGCGTTCCAAGTAAACTCAATGGCTCAGTAAACTCATGGGCTAATCGAGATCCAGTGAACTGCCGATTGAAGTTCAGTCGGGCAGGTCGGTCTGCAAGAATATCATTATGATTCACAAAGGAAAAACACAGATGCCAAGTAACGCTTTCCCCCGGTTGACGGCTGAGGAAGCTGCCGAGTTGATCAACCACAATGACCTCGTCGCGATGAGTGGTTTCACAGCTGCAGGTGCCGCCAAAGCAGTCCCGCGTGCACTTGCGAAACGAGCGACTTCGCTGCACGAAGAGGGTAAGCCTTTTCAAATTCGTGTCATCACCGGCGCTTCGACCGGCGAGAGTCTTGATGATCGCCTAGCCGAAGCCGACGCGGTCAGTTGGCGAGCCCCCTATCAATCGTCACGCGCGATGCGGCAAAAAATCAACGAAGGCAAAGTTGCCTTTGTGGACATGCACCTTTCCCATGTGCCGCAATCCGTCTTGTTCGGCTTCTTTGGCGACGTCAATGTCGCGGTCATCGAAGCGTCGGAAGTGACTGAGGATGGCAAGGTTTACCTGACGACTTCAATTGGAGCTTCCCCAACATTCCTGAAGTGTGCCGACAAGGTCATCATTGAATTGAACAAACGACCTTCGCGAAGAATCAGCGATATGGCTGATATTGTCATTCCTGAACCGCCGCCACATCGGCCTGCACTTAGCCTGCAACATCCTCTCCAGAGGATCGGTAAGAACTATGCCGAAGTCGATCCCCGCAAGATCATCGGCATCGTTGAGACCGATGAAGCCGACGAACTCGGCGGATTTGCCGACTCCGACGAAATCAGCGAAGCGATCGCCGGCCACGTCGTTCGCTTCCTCAGTAAAGAGCTTGCCGACGGACGCATTCCGCCGCAGTTCCTACCGCTACAAAGTGGCGTCGGTAATGTCGCCAATGCCGTCACGAAGGGAATGGGCGATAGTCCCGACATTCCTGACTTTGTGATGTACACCGAAGTCCTTCAATCCGCCGCATTCGATCTGCTGCAAAGCGGTCGACTTCGCGGGGCTAGTACTTGTGCGCTGACGCTAAAGCCCGAGCAAATGCTCGATCTTGCCGATAATATGAACTATTTCTCCAACCGATTGATCTTGCGTCCGCAAGAAATTTCGAACAACCCCGCGGCGGTTCGGCAACTCGGGGTCATCGCACTCAACACCGCACTCGAAGCCGATATCTATGGCCATGCCAATTCGACTCACGTTTGCGGCAACATGATTATGAACGGGATCGGTGGCAGCGGTGACTTCGCTCGTAATGCCTACCTCTCGGTCTTCTTCTGTCCTTCCGTTGCAAAGGGCGGCAAGATATCGACAATCGTGCCAATGTGTACCCACGTCGATCATAACGAGCATTCGGTGCAAGTCGTTGTTACCGAACAAGGACTCGCCGATTTACGAGGACTCGCACCGCAGGCGCGTGCCGAAATGATCATTGAAAAATGTGCCCATCCTGATTATCGCGGTTACTTGAAACAATACCTCAAGGATTCGAAAAATGGGCACATTCGCCATGATCTCGATCACTGTTTCGATCTTCACAAGCGGCTAGCCGAAACCGGATCGATGCTACCCTAAGGCGGCTTTAGTTTTCGATTTCAAATCCAGACGTTTGAAGCTGGTTTCGCACCGCTTCGGAGAAGGCGTCGCCAAATGTGTCCTCCGCTGACTCGTCGGCGGCTTTCGCTTTTTCAGCTGCAATGTATGCGAGACGCTCTCGGTTGACCGCAGCTAGCTTCGCCTTGATTTCCGCTCGGCGTTTGGACATCGATTCAATTTTCTCCATTCGCTGCTCGGGACTCAAACCTTGCATCTCAGCCGGGAACTTTTCCACCTCGAGTTTCCTAACCGCCTCATTGTCTTCTTCGAAGGTGTCAACCAAATCGCGTCCCACGTTGCGATACAATGAACTTGACTTGGCCGCCGCGCGGCTACTAAGCCCACCTGATCCGTAGGCGTTGGAGTCTTGTGCCGCTTGGTTCGCTGCATAACCTTTGCGTTTTTCCTCGGCTCCGTACCACAGATAGGTTTTATTCAGCTCCGCATTGAGCTCGATGATGATCTTATCCTGTGGGCATTTAATGTGGACGACCTGTTCGTCCTGGTTGATGTTCATGTATTTGCCTTCCGCCAATTCCGCTCCATCTTTCCATTTGCCGTTGATGCCAGTTTGGTAGTCACCACAATGGATGGTGTTGACGATGATGCCATGATCAATCGCCTGACGACAGGCCATTTTGTAATCAACGGAGCCTTGGGTGAAAGGTTCGTTACCAGCGATAAAGACTGCTTTGTACGAATTCGGCTCGCCATTCCAATCGAGCCGCTTGATTGCTTCGGAGATAACTTCACCACAGTATTCATCGCCGCCACTTGTGCTTAAGGCAAACAGAGCTTCGGAGACTTTGTCTAAGTCGTCTGTCAATTGCACGACCTGGCGAATGTAGCCCTCGGTTGCTGGTAAATTCGTATTGCCATATTCGAATACGGAAACGCGCAACAGAGGTGTTTTGCCTGCGCGTTTTGCTTTCGCAAACTCTTGAACGATATTCCATAGCTGGCTTTTTGCTTGGTCAATCAGCCCATCCATCGAGTTGGAAGTGTCGAGCAACACCGCCACGTCGACCGCCGGTCGTTCCCCCACGAATGGCCGATTTGTCGACGAGTCCTCTTGCTTTTTCGATTCCGTCTTGATGGTAATCGTGACCTCGTCAGCCTCCGCCGCCGGCGGCCCGAACAAGCCGAAATCGGCTACGAAGGCTGAGACGGAAATCACGATCGCTACCGATTGGAGCGTTCTGTTAATCGTTCGTTTCATCATGGTTCCCCGAGAAAAGTGTGCGTGGGTTGGATCGTCGTCAACGGGTATTTTACCGCAGGTTCGCTGGCCGGGGGGGATGTTTTGCTGAAAATGGATCGGGTTTGCCGATTGCTTAAAGTTTTAGCAATGATCCCTGCCCCGAGTCTCCACGGCGATTAAATCAGAGGCATTCGCTTGACGTTTGGTGGGGGCGGAAAGCGATTCGATTTAGCCAATGGGGGAAGGGATGGGCTACAGCGCACTGCCAAACGGTGGTTTTGGTGAATTGCTTCTCCCCTAAGCAAGTCCATCTGGCTAAGCACCGACAAAGGCATGGCGTGTGCAGGCAGTGGCCCTTAACGAAACCCTTTTTGAATCCCTTTTAGGAACCCCAATGCAAACTGGCCTTTTGATCGACATGGATGGTGTCATCTACCGAAGCAGCGAATTGATCGCTGGCGCAGACGAATTTATTCGCACGCTCAAGCGAGAAAGAATTCCGTTTCTGTTCCTGACGAACAACAGCCAGCGGACGCGCCGCGATGTCACCACAAAACTGCAACGCATGGGCATTGATGTTGAGGAAGAGAATATCTTTACCTGTGCGATGGCAACAGCACGCTTCTTAGCGAAACATAAGCCAAATGGGACCGCGTTCGTTCTTGGCGAAGGAGGTCTTCTGCAAGCATTGCATCTCAACGGTTACTCGGTTGTCGACCATGATCCCGATTTCGTCGTTGTGGGAGAAGGGCGTACGCTAACGCTCGAAAACCTGGAAAACGCAGTCGACATGATCCTCGGAGGCGCAAAACTGATTGCTACCAACATGGATCCCAATTGTCCCACCAAGTCGGGCACTCGTCCGGGCAGCGGGGCGACGGTTGCCTATCTCGAAACGGTTACCGGTCGCAAGGCACTCAACATGGGCAAGCCAAGTCCGATCATGATGCGTGCGGCAAGAAAAGAACTCCAGATGCCAACATCGCAAACCGTAATGGTGGGCGACACCATGGAGACGGATATTCTAGGCGGTGTCCAAATGGGTTACCGGACCATCTTGACGCTCAGTGGCAGCACCAAGCGAGAAGATCTCGATCAATTCGCCTATGGCCCCGATGTCATTGTCGATTCGGTCGCTGAGCTTTGCGATCCAAAAGTCTTCTTTGAAAACCGCTTGCCACGCGGCATTATCGAGGATGACACGGTCGCCAACTTGGCAGCTTGGAAACTGGCAAACGCTTGATTCCCGGTCCGCTGGAAATGCCCGGTCCGCTGGAAATGCCCGGACCGCTGGAAATGCTCGGTCCGCTGGGCCGGAGTCTTTAGGACGCAGACGAGACCGACAGCACTTTATCGGCGGGTTGCCGGATGGGGGCTGTGGATGCTGGTTCTCCAATTTTTTCAGCAACGAGTATCCATTGTCGATCAAGCATTCTTTCGAGATTGCTGCTCAATCCCGATAGCCATCTAGCCCGCTCGGCCATTTGCTCAGCCAGCTTGGTATCGCCCTTAGCTCGCGCGACTTCCGACAACTGAGCCGCCAGCCATTGGTCCGATGGGTTCCAAGCGACTGCCTGCTTGAAGGTCTCAAAGGCAGCGTTCAAATCCGTCATTTCACCGAACCGTTGGTACACATGCAACTGAGCGGTCCCAAATTCCCGATACGCCGCCGGGTCGTCGCCGGATCGCAGCTTCGATCGATCGATCGAGGCTCTCCAATCTGCTTTCAATCGATCACTTGCTGTATCGCCCATTACCAAACGACGTCGGAAGACCTCGGCTCGCCATCGTGACGCATTGGCACTCCATCGGTCTGCCTGCTCTGCGGTTTCTAGCCAGCGGTCCGCTTGTACCAATCGC is a genomic window containing:
- a CDS encoding succinate CoA transferase: MPSNAFPRLTAEEAAELINHNDLVAMSGFTAAGAAKAVPRALAKRATSLHEEGKPFQIRVITGASTGESLDDRLAEADAVSWRAPYQSSRAMRQKINEGKVAFVDMHLSHVPQSVLFGFFGDVNVAVIEASEVTEDGKVYLTTSIGASPTFLKCADKVIIELNKRPSRRISDMADIVIPEPPPHRPALSLQHPLQRIGKNYAEVDPRKIIGIVETDEADELGGFADSDEISEAIAGHVVRFLSKELADGRIPPQFLPLQSGVGNVANAVTKGMGDSPDIPDFVMYTEVLQSAAFDLLQSGRLRGASTCALTLKPEQMLDLADNMNYFSNRLILRPQEISNNPAAVRQLGVIALNTALEADIYGHANSTHVCGNMIMNGIGGSGDFARNAYLSVFFCPSVAKGGKISTIVPMCTHVDHNEHSVQVVVTEQGLADLRGLAPQARAEMIIEKCAHPDYRGYLKQYLKDSKNGHIRHDLDHCFDLHKRLAETGSMLP
- a CDS encoding vWA domain-containing protein, whose protein sequence is MMKRTINRTLQSVAIVISVSAFVADFGLFGPPAAEADEVTITIKTESKKQEDSSTNRPFVGERPAVDVAVLLDTSNSMDGLIDQAKSQLWNIVQEFAKAKRAGKTPLLRVSVFEYGNTNLPATEGYIRQVVQLTDDLDKVSEALFALSTSGGDEYCGEVISEAIKRLDWNGEPNSYKAVFIAGNEPFTQGSVDYKMACRQAIDHGIIVNTIHCGDYQTGINGKWKDGAELAEGKYMNINQDEQVVHIKCPQDKIIIELNAELNKTYLWYGAEEKRKGYAANQAAQDSNAYGSGGLSSRAAAKSSSLYRNVGRDLVDTFEEDNEAVRKLEVEKFPAEMQGLSPEQRMEKIESMSKRRAEIKAKLAAVNRERLAYIAAEKAKAADESAEDTFGDAFSEAVRNQLQTSGFEIEN
- a CDS encoding HAD-IIA family hydrolase; amino-acid sequence: MQTGLLIDMDGVIYRSSELIAGADEFIRTLKRERIPFLFLTNNSQRTRRDVTTKLQRMGIDVEEENIFTCAMATARFLAKHKPNGTAFVLGEGGLLQALHLNGYSVVDHDPDFVVVGEGRTLTLENLENAVDMILGGAKLIATNMDPNCPTKSGTRPGSGATVAYLETVTGRKALNMGKPSPIMMRAARKELQMPTSQTVMVGDTMETDILGGVQMGYRTILTLSGSTKREDLDQFAYGPDVIVDSVAELCDPKVFFENRLPRGIIEDDTVANLAAWKLANA